In Clostridia bacterium, one DNA window encodes the following:
- a CDS encoding S-layer homology domain-containing protein, protein MKKHLIMCLLIFFVISAVIPVGAGTDSAIFELSVPHNLPKAGEKFEVSVEISNNPGFCAVQFMLAYNSDVMICDDVIIDERLSGAISATNPEGDGGAIVAAASLKTFNGDGPVAHYLFTAKENIETFEFKLKDIVFADENNKDIQFVIAGDYQNTDLPTNPDNEPDIMDEIIVKPDDAVNEEPSEDTSVSEQPSSGGEYDDAEQETEPEKNDKEDSIDKETVSEHTFPDISGHYAESYIIEAAKLGLFIGDTNGCFNPDEKVTRAQFVTVLWRMCERPVVDVELPFLDTDGQIPEFISAIKWGFSNGYIKGTSDTTFEPEEAITREAAMKILHGYSGDGIGNEIQFYPIYNSTFKDSTDISEWAKSSVYWGIYNKLISGTSPETLSPKEFATRAQLAKILINQLDIN, encoded by the coding sequence GTGAAAAAACATCTTATTATGTGTCTGTTGATATTTTTTGTAATATCAGCAGTAATTCCTGTTGGTGCGGGGACTGACTCAGCGATATTTGAATTATCTGTGCCGCATAATTTACCAAAAGCAGGAGAAAAATTTGAAGTATCGGTAGAGATTTCTAATAATCCAGGATTTTGTGCTGTTCAGTTTATGTTGGCATATAACAGCGATGTTATGATATGTGATGATGTTATAATAGATGAACGTCTGTCTGGTGCCATTTCAGCAACCAACCCCGAAGGAGACGGTGGAGCGATTGTTGCGGCTGCCTCTTTGAAAACATTTAATGGAGATGGACCTGTAGCACATTATCTATTTACAGCAAAAGAAAATATTGAAACATTTGAATTTAAACTAAAAGATATAGTTTTTGCTGATGAGAATAATAAAGATATACAATTTGTTATTGCAGGTGATTATCAAAATACCGATTTGCCAACAAACCCCGATAATGAACCGGATATAATGGATGAAATAATTGTAAAGCCTGATGATGCAGTTAATGAAGAGCCTTCTGAAGACACCTCTGTTTCTGAACAACCGTCTTCGGGTGGTGAATATGATGATGCAGAACAGGAAACAGAACCTGAAAAAAATGATAAAGAAGACAGTATTGATAAAGAAACTGTCTCAGAACATACATTTCCTGACATCAGTGGACATTATGCTGAATCTTATATTATTGAAGCAGCAAAACTCGGTTTGTTTATAGGTGATACAAATGGTTGCTTTAATCCTGATGAAAAAGTTACTCGTGCACAGTTTGTTACAGTGCTCTGGAGAATGTGTGAAAGACCTGTAGTTGATGTTGAACTTCCGTTTTTGGATACAGATGGACAGATTCCGGAATTTATATCTGCAATCAAATGGGGGTTTTCAAACGGGTATATAAAAGGAACATCAGATACAACTTTTGAACCCGAAGAAGCAATTACCCGTGAGGCAGCAATGAAGATATTGCATGGATATTCGGGTGATGGAATTGGCAATGAAATTCAGTTCTATCCTATATACAACAGTACATTTAAAGACAGTACCGATATATCTGAATGGGCAAAAAGTTCGGTTTATTGGGGAATATACAATAAACTGATATCAGGAACCAGCCCGGAAACATTGAGCCCAAAAGAGTTTGCAACCCGTGCACAGTTGGCGAAAATATTAATTAACCAACTTGACATAAATTAA
- a CDS encoding dockerin type I repeat-containing protein, with amino-acid sequence MKKLICIMVLALLVIAIPCVSVMAADTIKADGFYDIGTNDDVEIKPFKGDTEVSVTLKNLDADEDDEKWYMNSDRLEVTYKAAVEGEYYGVIMVEGSGLPTVDTDIYYIDQVEAEGSNINFNVYPILPTDTTDLSLYISTSMQGADLVKIPLNYAADVEMPAYTLGDIDNDGNFGVKDALIVLQIGVGKYPATEAQRVAADVDGDGVCGVKDALLILQYGTGKINSFK; translated from the coding sequence ATGAAAAAATTAATTTGTATTATGGTCCTTGCTTTATTGGTTATTGCCATTCCTTGTGTTTCGGTAATGGCAGCTGACACAATTAAAGCAGATGGCTTTTACGACATTGGAACGAATGATGATGTTGAAATAAAGCCATTTAAAGGAGATACTGAGGTTAGTGTTACATTAAAGAATCTTGATGCTGATGAAGATGACGAAAAGTGGTATATGAATTCAGACAGACTTGAAGTAACATATAAAGCAGCAGTTGAAGGCGAATATTACGGAGTAATAATGGTTGAGGGCAGTGGTTTACCTACAGTAGATACTGATATCTATTACATAGACCAGGTTGAAGCAGAAGGTTCTAATATAAACTTTAATGTTTATCCTATATTACCAACTGATACAACTGACCTCTCACTTTATATATCAACAAGTATGCAGGGAGCTGATCTTGTTAAAATACCCCTTAATTATGCTGCTGATGTAGAAATGCCTGCATATACATTGGGAGACATAGATAATGATGGCAACTTTGGTGTTAAGGATGCGTTGATTGTTTTACAGATAGGTGTGGGCAAGTATCCTGCTACTGAAGCGCAAAGAGTTGCCGCAGATGTTGATGGTGATGGTGTTTGTGGTGTTAAAGATGCATTGTTAATTTTACAGTATGGTACAGGAAAGATAAA